From Brochothrix thermosphacta DSM 20171 = FSL F6-1036, a single genomic window includes:
- the rplE gene encoding 50S ribosomal protein L5 has protein sequence MSRFKDIYKKDIAPALVTKFGYESVMQVPQVDKIVINMGVGDATSNAKLLDKAVEELTLIAGQKPVITKAKKSIAGFRLREGVPIGTKVTLRGEKMYEFLDKLVSVSLPRVRDFRGVSKKAFDGRGNYTLGVKEQLIFPEISFDLVDKTRGMDIVIVTTANTDEEARELLTGFGFPFQK, from the coding sequence ATGAGTCGCTTCAAAGACATTTATAAAAAAGACATTGCACCTGCGTTAGTAACTAAATTCGGATACGAATCAGTTATGCAAGTGCCTCAAGTAGATAAAATCGTTATCAACATGGGTGTTGGTGATGCAACTTCAAACGCTAAGTTATTAGACAAAGCTGTTGAAGAATTAACATTAATCGCAGGTCAAAAACCTGTTATTACTAAAGCTAAGAAATCTATCGCTGGTTTCCGTTTACGTGAAGGTGTTCCAATCGGAACTAAAGTTACTTTACGTGGCGAAAAAATGTACGAATTCCTTGATAAATTAGTATCTGTATCACTTCCTCGTGTACGTGATTTCCGTGGTGTTTCTAAAAAAGCATTTGACGGTCGCGGTAACTACACTTTAGGTGTTAAAGAACAATTAATTTTCCCGGAAATTAGTTTTGACTTAGTTGATAAAACTCGCGGAATGGATATCGTTATTGTTACAACTGCTAACACTGACGAAGAAGCTCGTGAATTATTAACTGGATTTGGATTCCCATTCCAAAAATAA
- the rplR gene encoding 50S ribosomal protein L18, with protein MITKLDKNKTRKKRHGRVRSKISGTAACPRLNVFRSNTNIYAQLIDDVNGVTLASASNIEKDFDVKGSKTELAQAVGKLVAERGVAKNIEKVVFDRGGYLYHGRVAALADAARENGLKF; from the coding sequence GTGATTACGAAATTGGATAAAAACAAAACTCGTAAAAAACGTCATGGCCGCGTCCGTTCTAAAATTAGCGGAACTGCTGCATGTCCACGTTTAAACGTATTCCGTTCAAACACTAACATTTATGCTCAATTGATCGACGACGTTAATGGTGTAACTTTAGCTAGCGCATCTAACATCGAAAAAGATTTCGACGTTAAAGGCTCTAAAACTGAACTTGCTCAAGCTGTTGGTAAATTAGTAGCTGAACGTGGTGTTGCTAAAAACATCGAAAAAGTTGTCTTTGACCGTGGAGGTTACTTATATCACGGACGTGTTGCAGCATTAGCTGACGCAGCTCGTGAAAACGGTTTGAAATTCTAA
- the rpsH gene encoding 30S ribosomal protein S8, which produces MVMTDPIADFLTRVRNANMVRHESLEVPASNVKKEIADILKREGFIREVEYIEDDKQNVIRVFLKYGANDERVITGLKRISKPGLRVYAKADEVPKVLNGLGIAIVSTSNGLLTDKEARAKQVGGEVLAYVW; this is translated from the coding sequence ATGGTCATGACAGATCCAATTGCAGATTTCTTAACTCGTGTTCGTAACGCTAACATGGTTCGCCACGAGAGCTTAGAGGTTCCGGCTTCTAACGTCAAAAAAGAAATCGCTGACATTCTTAAACGCGAAGGTTTTATCCGTGAAGTTGAGTATATCGAAGATGACAAGCAAAATGTTATCCGCGTATTCTTAAAATATGGTGCTAACGACGAACGCGTTATTACAGGTTTAAAACGTATTTCTAAACCAGGTTTGCGTGTATATGCGAAAGCTGATGAAGTTCCTAAAGTATTAAACGGTTTAGGTATCGCTATCGTATCAACATCAAACGGTTTATTAACAGATAAAGAAGCACGTGCCAAACAAGTTGGCGGCGAAGTACTCGCTTACGTGTGGTAA
- the rplF gene encoding 50S ribosomal protein L6, with translation MSRIGKKPVVIPAGVTVTITDNNHVTVKGALAELTNQFDSNLTIKQEGEEITIARSSEDKKVRALHGTTRALIANMVEGVSTGFTKGLELIGVGYRAQKQGTKLVLNVGYSHPVEFEPEAGIEVEVPAATSVIIKGSDKEKVGALAANIRAVRPPEPYKGKGIRYVGEYVRRKEGKTGK, from the coding sequence ATGTCACGTATTGGTAAAAAACCAGTCGTTATTCCAGCTGGCGTAACCGTTACTATCACTGATAACAATCACGTAACTGTAAAAGGTGCATTAGCAGAATTAACAAATCAATTTGACTCAAATCTTACTATCAAACAAGAAGGCGAAGAGATTACGATCGCTCGTTCTTCTGAAGATAAAAAAGTACGTGCTCTTCATGGTACAACTCGTGCGTTAATCGCGAACATGGTAGAGGGTGTATCTACAGGCTTTACAAAAGGCTTAGAACTTATTGGTGTTGGTTACCGTGCTCAAAAGCAAGGTACTAAACTAGTTCTTAACGTTGGATACTCTCACCCAGTTGAGTTTGAACCAGAAGCAGGTATTGAAGTTGAAGTTCCTGCCGCAACATCAGTAATCATCAAAGGTTCTGATAAAGAAAAAGTTGGCGCATTAGCTGCTAACATTCGTGCGGTACGTCCACCAGAGCCTTACAAAGGTAAAGGTATTCGTTACGTAGGCGAGTATGTTCGTCGTAAAGAAGGTAAAACTGGTAAATAA
- a CDS encoding type Z 30S ribosomal protein S14 has product MAKKSMVAKQQRTPKHAVQAYTRCERCGRPHSVIRKFKLCRICFRELAYKGQIPGVKKASW; this is encoded by the coding sequence GTGGCTAAAAAATCAATGGTAGCTAAACAACAACGCACACCTAAACATGCGGTTCAAGCGTACACTCGCTGTGAACGTTGTGGTCGTCCGCACTCAGTTATCCGCAAATTTAAACTTTGCCGTATTTGTTTCCGTGAATTGGCTTACAAAGGTCAAATTCCTGGTGTTAAAAAAGCAAGCTGGTAA